The genomic region CCCGAGGAATGAGTGATGGGGAGGGGGGCCACACAATCATCACTCTCGATATTGGGGGACGCGTGCAGTGGTCGATACGATTCCCCAATCGCGACccccgaggaatgagcgatggggAGGGGGGCCACACAATCATCACTCTCGATATTGGGGGACGCGTGCAGTGGTCGATACGATTCCCCAATCGCGACCCCCGAGGAATGAGTGATGGGGAGGGGGGCCACACAATCATCACTCTCGATATTGGGGGACGCGTGCAGTGGTCGATACGATTCCCCAATCGCGACccccgaggaatgagcgatggggAGGGGGGCCACACAATCATCACTCTCGATatcgggggacgcgtgcaatggtcgatACGATTCCCCAATCGTACCATCCGCATCCCCCAAACGACACCCGTGCAAATAAGCAGGGCACAAGCACCAAAGGTGGTCCACCCCACACGGGTCTGGTCGACGCCTTAGGCCAGGAGTGGCTCCGACGGACTATCACCTACTATAATTAAACTTGGAAATTTTAATTCTTCTAATTTCTTTCAATTTAAATAACTCTATCCTATGGCAGCCATtcgtttctaattatttattcaataatttttaattgtatcgcATCACCATACgatgcaattaataattatatattaaataagtAGAATCCgagtctcaccacgtggaggttgctgcgaatggagacccacaCTAACCACATCAGatccaccctccttttataCAAGATATTATTTAATAAAAGCCAGTAGTGTGACTAATGCTCAATCAGTTTTTAGCGCTCCTCCgacagatggcgctagtagttctgagtagtttacttcgctgtcgataattgtgtgcgatcagtttgagcacttttcgcaggGATTGCGCCAGGTATTGTAGAATAGCGGCtataacatctgtctcactttttcttgtagctttcttatatacctttctctttcttacctctaaagcgggaaatatcaaATAAAGTACTCTAAAACTACtaagatataaaataaattacaataaaactgttAAAATATACATCCATACTCATCTTACACAGTAAGTGCACTGTGGTATCACTTGCTCTACGTTTATAATGTCGGGATCAGTACTCGTGCCAAAAATTATTGAATAAATACACAAATTTTGGTATCAAATCAATTTTAGTATTTATATCTTGCATTTTATTTCGTCATTATGACTTCATAAATTCGTAATTTCAATGCACTTAGAACATATCGGATATAATTTTAAACTTGTATGtacacattaaaaaaaaaatataatatagtacaAATGACTATTTTAATGTTAAATAATCACATTCggtaaattttaagtctttgtTACATATAAAATTTACATATAAACAAGTTTTTGTAGTTTGTTcataagaaaaagaaagagtaaTAATATCTTTTTGACTAATAAGATAAAAGAATGAAATGAAATTTATAAAAGGAAAATTATAAAATCAAATTTTAAAAAGTATCATTTAAATGAAATATCTTATTCAACGTAATACTTCACTAGCTGAAATTTTGTTTGGAACCTTTACGATAAATGTTTCATAAagattaaaattatttaaacaaGTCATAGAAATTCGTTTTAATAACGGCCATTTTACTACCTATAATAATAATTTGACTTACAAAAATAAATACTTATAGttaactttttttcttttttttcgttatttaatatataaagagacttggataaaattaatattttcaaaagtatatcattaaataaatataaaactaAAACAACTGATAAATTGGCTAGTGTTCTTTGTTTGTGCTACTTTTTAAACTGCCGTTTACATTACGCCATGATTTACGGAAGCAAATTGAGGATCGTACCAAATTCCATATGTCTTTTCCTGTACATATTAGATTACAAATGATTAAAGATGGTGATTCATACTCATTTGGAACGATACCATCAACTGAAGACTCAAAGAAACTGAATAATGGAAACCAAATTCTTGTCCTGTTTGAATCACGTTGCATCAATGCTTGATTATTTGCTAATGTATGGTAATAAAGAAACAGTCGGGAAGTAATATAAAAAGCTACAAAAACATCAATGGAATAATGTTCATGTGCTGCTAAGATAAAAAATATACCAAACATATTGAGCATCCATGTAAAGGTATGTAAGAAGTACAATTGTCTTGGTGTGTCTGTAAAGAAAatgttataatactaggtttaatattatgtaattttatattatcCAGTTAAAAGTATGCTACTTGTTTACTTACACTCGGTAATGAAAAAATTTAACATAGTTAACGCAACAGTATGTCCGCTAAACATATAATCTCCACAGGTTCTAACACCTTGAATAGACATACCAGCACCACGCCATATAACATAAGCCATAGCAATTTTATTGTACAACTCTACATATGCAGAACTATAAAGGAACAATATTATTGTAATTGTATTTCTTATTGGTTATTTTAAACAATAAAATACTAATTATATACCTTGTCCAGTCTTCAGGAACCTTCCGTGGTTGACACTGTAAATGTGCGCCTGGTACAGATAAGGAAGTAATAAGCATTGTAACACATCTTAACAGGAAGACTGTACCAGATAAAGCAAAAAATCTCCGTAATAAAATAAATCTGAAAATTGTAGTAATAAgttaaaaataatagcaattaGAGTAACGAGTTAAATAATTTTGGAACATTCTACTTCAAAACTTAATTTCACATATGGCAAAAATTATAGTATACTTTACCTATATTTGTGGAAAATTAATACAATAAGCCATATGGCAAAAAGTATAGTTCCTGTAACTTCACACATATCAAATGCCCAAGGAATATGTGGAACATTATCTAAAAATATATCAGGTAACGGAGGATATTTTTTCATGTCAGGCACCCTATCATGAACAATGACCATCACGAAGGCAGTAATCCATGTAACAATAAATAAATATGCCAAACTAATGAAAGCTTTCCAAATTTCAGGTGGCAAATGCGATGCGTGACCGTCTTCCGACACAGATGCTGAATAAAATTCATGTTCAATAGAACCTTCATTATTTGTACCGCTACTAGGCATCTGTCAAAAatatagatttcaaccattTGAAACATAATTAACAACGTTTCGAAAGATCTTACTTAATGT from Xylocopa sonorina isolate GNS202 chromosome 2, iyXylSono1_principal, whole genome shotgun sequence harbors:
- the Smsr gene encoding sphingomyelin synthase related, which codes for MSEKSIVEWTQNDVTKWLDDTGHEKFIDLFLDHEIDGKVLLTLREDDLKLIAMNIKKIGDIKRLYISIRQIQRDNMAVLFELGYIDIFPSSNFYSHQKHEMPSSGTNNEGSIEHEFYSASVSEDGHASHLPPEIWKAFISLAYLFIVTWITAFVMVIVHDRVPDMKKYPPLPDIFLDNVPHIPWAFDMCEVTGTILFAIWLIVLIFHKYRFILLRRFFALSGTVFLLRCVTMLITSLSVPGAHLQCQPRKVPEDWTSSAYVELYNKIAMAYVIWRGAGMSIQGVRTCGDYMFSGHTVALTMLNFFITEYTPRQLYFLHTFTWMLNMFGIFFILAAHEHYSIDVFVAFYITSRLFLYYHTLANNQALMQRDSNRTRIWFPLFSFFESSVDGIVPNEYESPSLIICNLICTGKDIWNLVRSSICFRKSWRNVNGSLKSSTNKEH